A genome region from Streptomyces sp. V3I8 includes the following:
- a CDS encoding AMP-binding protein — MSLRQEMSVSVSAPIDRMHDFMLAWARVTPDAPAVIEDGPQGAPAMVSYRQLEQRVHDYVSVLDGLGLDMGERVILESDTCASAIAMFLACSTLGLAFVPVSPETPLQRLLTIVDTTGPGLYVQAADGLREGLPRGLGLGRFGPQGLMVERRPAPRVRHRREPVGTDTAYMIFTSGTTGRPKGVVMSHRAVVSFYRGMLQHALVGSGDRVATTSPLQFDFSLLDIGLALGSGAAVVPVPRDTLRWPRRFVRFLRDMEVTQVDGVPSIWRSVLRHESEQLAALDKLRGVLFCGEDFPLPELRLLQQLLPAARLVNCYGATESMACSFTDVPNPLPPDLEKLSIGFAHPGAEMMIVDSSGRVVEEAGVQGEIHLRTPALFTGYWDDAQATRRAQVPDPLDPRSGQLVLRTGDLAYRGRGGEMYFCGRVDSQVQIRGNRVETGEVERRILEFPGITAAAVLVVQRPGREAVLGAFVSMAPGATAPKGTELSAFCTQSLPAYMAPKELHVVAEWPVTAHGKTDRSALAAVAGV, encoded by the coding sequence GTGAGCTTGCGCCAAGAGATGTCGGTGTCGGTTTCCGCGCCGATCGACAGAATGCACGACTTCATGCTGGCCTGGGCCAGGGTGACCCCGGATGCGCCGGCGGTGATCGAGGACGGGCCGCAGGGCGCTCCGGCCATGGTCAGCTACCGGCAGCTGGAGCAGCGGGTCCACGACTACGTGTCCGTGCTGGACGGTCTGGGCCTGGACATGGGTGAGCGGGTGATCCTGGAGTCGGACACCTGCGCCTCGGCAATCGCGATGTTCCTGGCCTGTTCGACGCTGGGTCTGGCTTTCGTGCCGGTGAGTCCCGAGACGCCGCTGCAACGGCTGCTGACCATCGTCGACACCACGGGGCCGGGCCTGTACGTGCAGGCGGCGGACGGTCTGCGGGAGGGGCTGCCGCGGGGGCTGGGGCTGGGGCGGTTCGGGCCGCAGGGGCTGATGGTGGAGCGGCGGCCCGCGCCGCGGGTGCGCCACCGCCGCGAGCCGGTGGGCACCGACACCGCCTACATGATCTTCACGTCGGGGACGACGGGCCGCCCCAAGGGGGTGGTGATGAGCCACCGGGCGGTGGTGTCGTTCTACCGCGGGATGCTCCAGCACGCCCTGGTGGGCAGCGGCGACCGGGTCGCCACCACCTCGCCGCTGCAGTTCGACTTCTCGCTGCTGGACATCGGTCTGGCGCTGGGCAGCGGGGCGGCCGTGGTGCCCGTGCCGCGCGACACGCTGCGCTGGCCGCGGCGGTTCGTGCGTTTCCTGCGGGACATGGAGGTCACCCAGGTCGACGGGGTGCCCTCGATCTGGCGCTCGGTGCTGCGCCACGAGAGCGAGCAGCTGGCCGCGCTGGACAAGCTGCGCGGTGTGCTGTTCTGCGGCGAGGACTTCCCGCTGCCGGAGCTGCGGCTGCTGCAGCAGCTGCTGCCGGCCGCCCGGCTGGTCAACTGCTACGGCGCCACCGAGTCCATGGCGTGCTCGTTCACCGACGTGCCCAACCCGCTGCCGCCGGACCTGGAGAAGCTGTCCATCGGCTTCGCCCACCCGGGCGCGGAGATGATGATCGTCGACTCCTCGGGGCGGGTGGTCGAGGAGGCGGGCGTGCAGGGCGAGATCCACCTGCGCACCCCGGCGCTGTTCACCGGCTACTGGGACGACGCGCAGGCCACCCGGCGCGCCCAGGTGCCCGACCCGCTGGATCCGCGTTCGGGGCAGCTGGTGCTGCGCACCGGTGACCTCGCCTACCGGGGCCGCGGCGGCGAGATGTACTTCTGCGGGCGGGTCGACTCCCAGGTGCAGATCCGCGGCAACCGGGTGGAGACCGGCGAGGTGGAGCGCAGGATCCTGGAGTTCCCGGGGATCACCGCGGCCGCCGTGCTGGTGGTGCAGCGCCCGGGCCGGGAGGCCGTGCTGGGGGCGTTCGTGTCGATGGCGCCGGGCGCTACGGCGCCCAAGGGCACCGAGCTGAGCGCGTTCTGCACGCAGAGCCTGCCGGCCTACATGGCGCCCAAGGAACTGCACGTGGTCGCGGAGTGGCCGGTGACCGCGCACGGCAAGACC